ATGTCCTCAGAACTTTCCCCTTCGCTGCCCCGTCAAGCGACACTCGAAGCCTGCGCCGGCCACGATCCCGATGCCGGGACCCACGCCACCGGCAGCCAGAAGATGCTGGTCTACATGCTGATCGGTGGGGCGCTCGGATGGGCAGTCATCGCGTGGGTGCTGCTGTGAGCACCCGCGACATTCACCTCGACATCGTTCGAGGGCGCCTGATCCGCCGTACCATCATCGGGGCCTTTGCAGGCTTGGCCATCGTGCTTGCTCTGGCGTGGTTCATTACCCTTGCAATCATTGACGGCCTGTCCCGCAGCGACTGGCCCGCCATGTGTGATGGGCTGACCACCGCTGCGGAGTGCGCGGCGCGGATAGTGGAGGCCCGCTGATGAGCAAGATCAACGTTTGGGGGCCAGCCGACCGCAGCGTCCCCACGCCCCTCAGCGACCACTACAAGCCGCTCTCGTGGAAGATGCGCGCCTGGCAGATTGTGACTTGGGTGCTGTTCCTGACGCTGATCGCTGCGGGGGTGGTGACATGAACCGCACCCCTCTGCCCCCGATCCTTTACCTGGTCGTACGCGACTATGGCACGCTCGGTATCGGCAGCCCGGACATCACCCCGAGCCGCGACGAGGCCTACGACCATTTCACCTGCGCGACCGATGCAGGCGAGCCGGTCGCGGTCTGGCAGATCACCACCGCCGACGGGCGGCCCGCCCGCACGACTGATGTCACCGACAGCTTCGAACACGAGCTGCAGGAGGTCTGCATCGCCCGCGATCTGGATTGGCCCACCGTGCGCCGGATCGAAGACAACCCCGCCCTGAAACTCGCCGCCGAGTAAGGAACCCCAAAATGAACGATATGACCCCCACCCCCGGCACGGGGCTGATGCTGCCTGCCGGAACCGATCTTGCTGCCCTGTTCAAGGACGGCGCCAAGATCGACCCGCTGATTGCCATGATCGAGACCGAGGTGCGCGCCCATGTGCCCGACACCAGCACCAACAAGGGCCGCGAGGCGATCAAGTCGCTGGCCTACAAGGTCAGCCGGTCCAAGACCGCGCTGGACGAGGCTGGCAAGGCGCTGAACGAGGACGCCCGCAAGCAGATCAACCTGGTCGACGCAGCGCGCAAGAACATCCGCGACCGGCTGGACGCGCTGCGCGACGAGGCCCGGGCCCCGCTGGTCGCATGGGAGGTGGCCGAGGCCGAGCGCCAGGCGCGCGATCTGCTGATCCTCGACCAGCTGACGAACCACGGCATGACCGGGCACGAGACGTCCGCGGCGATCGTGGCGAAGGCGGGCAAGATCCGGGACATCACCCTGCCGCCGGACTTCGGTGGGGACCGGGATGTTGCCGAGGCCGCGCGTACTGCCACCATGCAGGCGCTACGCAACATGTTCAGCGCGGCGCAGGTTCGCGAAACCGAGGCTGCCGAGCTGGAGAAGCTGCGCAAGGAGGCGGCCGAACGGGCGGCAGCGGATGAAGCCGCCCGGATCGAGCGCGAGCGGGTCGAGGCCGAAAGACTGGCCGCCGAGCGTGCCGAGCTGGACCGCAAGGACGCGGCGGCGCGGGCTGCGCGCCAGGCGGAGGAAGAGGCGGCGCGCCAGAAGGCCGAGGCCGACCGGATCGAGCAGGCCCGCAGGGAAGCCGCCGAGAAGGCTGCCGCCGAAGCCGAGGCCCGCCACCAGCGCGAGCTGGCCGACGCCAAGCGCCGCGAGGAAGAGGCCGCCCAGCGTGAGCGTGACCGGATCGCCGCCGAGCAGCGCGCCGAGGCCGAAGCGCAGCGAAAGCGCGAGGAAAGCGCCCGCATCCGTAACCGGGTCAAGCGCGAGATCGCCGCGGCCCTGGCAGCCCTGCCCCAGCCCCTGACCCCCGAAGCGATTGCCGAGGCCCTGGTGGCCGGCGGCGTCCCGAACTGCACCGTGAGGTTCTGACATGGATGGCGCATGGCCCTTTGACGACTCGCCCAAGCCCGACGCGGGCAAGGGTGCAGCAACCCCTGAGCCGGAGCGCGGCGAACAGTTCCGTCTCGGCGCTGGCGTCCACCAGGTCGACGGCGAGGACTACCACCGCGACCCCTGCCCCGAGGCGTCCCTGTCCTCGACGCTGGCCAAGGTCATGCTGGCGCAATCCCCGCTGCATGCCTGGACGGCCAGCCCGCGGCTGAACCCGGACTGGGAGCCGATGAACAAGAAGACCTTCGACATCGGCAGGGCCGCGCACCGCGCGATCCTGGGCGCTGGCGGAGACTATGTCGCCATCCCCAAGGCCATGCTGGCCAGCAACGGCGCGGCCAGCACGAAGGAGGCCAAAGCCTTCATCGAGGACGCCCGTGCCTCGGGTCAGACGCCCCTCAAGGATGACGAGGTCGACCAGACCCACGCCATGCGCGCCAAGGCTCATGACAAGCTGACGGCGCTGCAGATCGACCTCGATCCTGCCCGATCGGAGATGGTGGCCGTCGCCCAGATCGATGGCGTCTGGTGCCGGGCTATGATCGACAACGTGCCGCTGGATGCGCGCCTGCCGATCTACGACTTCAAGACCTGCGAAAACGCCAGCCCCGAAGCCTGCCAGAAGGCCATCCTGAACTATGGCTATGACGTGCAGGCCGAGCATTACCGGCAGGTCTGGCAGGCCGCCACGGGCGAGGATCGGGTGTTCCGGTTCGTCTTCCAGGAAAAGAGCGCCCCGCACGAGGTCTGCGTGGTCGAGCTGGGCGCCGACACCCTGCTGATCGCCCGCAAGAAGATCGCCCGGGCCCGCGAGATGTGGGGGCTCTGCCTGCGGGCGGGCCAGTGGCCGGGCTATCCCCTTGGCGTCCATCGCGTCGACCTGCCTGCCTGGGCCATCGAGCGCTGGCTGGAGCGTGAAAGCCACGAGGCCCAGATCAAGCGCGATACGGGCCGCGACATCCTTGCCGCAGCCTATGCGGCACAATCCCCTGACAATCACGAGGTGAACCCATGGGCCTGATCCGCTTCATTCCCGTCACGCAGATCCACGACCCCCTGACCCTGTCGATCGGCCTCAGCGGCGGATCGGGCACGGGCAAGACCTACACTGCGCTTCTGATGGCGCGGGGCATCGCTGAGACCGTTACGGGGAAGGCCGGGGCGCCCATCGGGTACGTCGACACCGAGAACCGCCGTGCCCTGCACTACAAGGCGGCTTTCCCCGAGATGATGCACTTCGATTTCACCGCCCTGGATGAAATGGGCGACCTGGTCGGCTTCGGGCCGGAACGCTGGATCGAGGTCATTGACGCCGCCGAGGAAGCCAAGCTGCCGGTGCTGATCCTGGACAGCTTCTCGCATGCCTGGGAGGGTGTCGGTGGGGTACTGGACCTGCACGCGACCACGCTGGAGCGACTGACCGGCGGCAAGAGCGAGCTGGCGGACAAGCGCAGCCAGCTGGCGTGGGCCGAGGTCAAGCCGCGGTACCGCCGCCTGATCGACCGGATCGTGCGGGCAAAGTGCAACATCATCATCTGCACCCGCGCCAAGCCGGTCATGCAGAGCGGCTTCGGGGCCAACGCCAAGAACGCCCGCAAGACCAAGACCCGCCGCGATGACGTGCCGTGGGATCCGGCGAGCGACGGCGACCTGATGTTCGAGATGACCACGATGGTGATCCTCGACCCCTCCGCGCCCGGCTGCCCGGTGCACCGCATCAAAGTGGCAGACCAGTTCAAGGCCCTCCTCGACCCGCGCCAGCCGATGGGGACCGAGACGGGCCGCAAGATGGCCGAATGGGCCCGAGGCCAAGGCAACGCCCAAGAGCAGAAGGCAGCCCTGGACGAGGCGCGGGACGAGGCGCGCAAGGGCCGCGCAGCGATGCGCTCCTGGTGGCAGGCGAACCCGCAGAAGGCAGCCATTGCCAAGACGATCCTGGCCGAGCTGCAGGACATGGCCGAGGCCGCGGACGCCGACGCGAAGGCTGCGGACGACGACCCGTTCGCCGACGTGCCCAAGGCTGACCCCGACGAACCGTCCGACAGCATGACCCCCGAGCAGCGCGCCGAGTACGAGGCAGCCATAGCCGCATTGAGCGGCGCTGCGGCCTGACCCCCACCCTGCCGTCCGTCGCCTGTGACGGCAGCACCTGGCGGGGCCAATGCACCATTCCGGCCCCGCCCTTTTCCCATCATCACGAGGATCGAGACATGCGCCACGACTTCGAGAACATCCCCGAGGATGTCGTTGTCATCTTGCACCCCGCCGATGCGAACCTGATCCACCGCGAACCGGTGAAAGCCACCCGCCTCGGCGATTACTTCTACTGCGCCGGGACCGACCCAATGCGGATGGGGGCGGATTACGGGCTGGGTGAGATCGCGGCGTTCATGCGCGGCTATGAGCTGGCGGCGGTGACGGCATGAGCCAGAACATCAGCACCGCTGTAATGCAGCGGCGGTCCGAACCGCATGACAGCCTGGACGATTTCCCGACGCCACCATGGGCCACGCGGGCTTTGTGTCACTGGCTGCGCGAAGCAACTGGTCGTGTGCTCAGTGATATGAGCTGTCGCGAGCCTGCTGCGAACCGTGGGCACATGTTCAGGCCGCTTCGTGAGTTCTTCGCCAGCGTCGAGGCCGCGGACATCCACGACTACGGCGCCGGCTTCCCGCAGCAAGACTATCTGTTCGGCCCGAATCCCGAGCGCGTGGACTGGACAATCACAAACCCGCCCTTTCGCCTCGCCGAGCAGTTCATCTCGAGGGCGCTGGCCACCTCTGAACTTGGCGTCGCTGTCATTGTTCGTTCAGCCTTTCTGGAGGGGATCGGCAGGCATGATAGGCTGTTCTGCATCACGCCTCCTACTGACATTCTGCAGTTCAGCGAGCGGGTCGTGATGCACAAGGGCCGTCTAGTGCCAGGCGGCAGCACTGCCACCGCCTACTGCTGGCTTGTATGGGACAAGTGCTCTCCGCCGCGCTGCACCATCTTCGACTGGATCGAGCCCTGCCGATCGAAGCTGGAACGGGCGAGCGATTATCAGGTGGCGGCATGAGCCCGCGCCCCCAACCCATCAAGCACGGCACGATCTATGCCTACAAGTGCCGCGGCTGCCGGTGTGACCCCTGCACCCGGGCCAATACCGAGACCTGCAAGACCGAGCGGCGCCGGAAGGGCATCCTGAGCCCCGGGAACGCCTGCAAGGTCGGGACTGAGGTCTTCACGACACAGCAGGAGGCTGCCCGCGCTGCCGGGCGGACCAAGGGCGCGATCACGTATCACCTGAACCGCTACGGCAACCTTGACCGCCTCGGAGGCAAGCGCGGCGGGCCCAGCAAGGGGCGATGCAAGCCGGTCTGCGTCGGCATGCAGGAATGGCCGTCCCGCTCGGCGCTGGACCGGGCCTTAGGTGTCCCCATCGGAACGGTCAGCGCCTGGATCCTGCGCGGCGACATGAACGCGCTGATCGGCGCGGTGATGAATATGAACCCAGCCAGAAAGGCCGCAGCATGACCGTCTTACGCATCCTGATTGCCTGCGAGACGTCGAGCGTCATGCGCCGGGCCTTCGCCGCCCGTGGGCACGACGTCTGGTCCTGCGACCTGCTTCCGGCCGAGGACGCAAAACAGATAGGAGACTATCCGCTCTACCTTGTCACAAATCTAGGCCGGGTCATCAGCTTCCAATCAGGCGCGCCCATTGTGATGAAGCCCCGGCCACACATAGGCGGCTACAGAATAGTCACTCTCTGCAATCGGGAGCGACGCACGACGACCACTGTCCACCGACTTGTTGCGAAAGAATTCCTGCCAAACCCGCAAGGGCTGCCGCTTGTTCGGCATCGCGATGGAGACAGGTCGCACAACTCGGCCGGCAATCTCGCGTGGGGCACCTATGCGGACAATGAGGCCGATAAGATCGAACACGGGACGCGCCGATACGGGACTTCGCGAATGAAGCTGAACCGCGCTGCCCGCGCTGAAGTGCTGGAAATGCACAGGATGGGAGTGACCCGGCGAGAGATTGCTGAGGTGTTCGGCGTGGATCGGTCAACGGTCACCCGACTCGTTAACGGAACGACATGGAGCAACCGGAAATGGCCGATAGCAGATGGGGCAGCGCAGCGATGACCGTCCACCGCGCGCCGCCCGGCCCGGATCGGTGGAAGATGCGCAGCAGGACGTTCGAGGGTGTGGCTCAGGCCTGCGCCGATCAATGGGGCGGCCATGCCCTGCAAGAAATGGAGGTGGCTAATGGGACGCCATGAAACAATCCGCGGGCCCTACTCGCCCGAGACCCTCGCCGAGCGGTGGGGCGTCAGCTCAGAGACCATCCGACAAATGACACATCGCGGCGAATTGCCCAGCTTCAGAGTTGGTCGCAGTATCCGCATCCCCGCGCAGGCAGTAGAGGATATCGAATGCGGCAAATCAGCATCGGACGGCTCAAAGGCCGTTTCGTCGTCAGCTGGAAATCAGATGATGGTCGGCGGAAGCGATTTCGTCTTGAAGCACTCAGCCGAAAGGAAGCCGAAGCAGAGGCCATAGATGTCTATCGCCGGGAAACGATCACAACATCTGGCGAGACTGTCGAGGCCCTGTGGAAGCTATATCTGAACGAGCGCGAGGGCCGGGCTATCGTCAAGTCGATGAGCTCGACGGTCAAGGCCATGATGCCGTTCTTCGGCGCGCTGCGGCCGGACCAGATCACCGTCGAACATTGCCGCGACTATGACGCCCGGCGCCGCCTTGCAGGCATCAAGCAGGGCACCGTCTGGACCGAGCTGGGCCATCTGCGGATCGTGGTGAATTGGGCTGTGAAAAAAGGGCTCATAGAGCGGGCGCCGTTCATCGAGCTGCCGCAGAAGCCCGCACCACGCGAACGGCACCTGACACGTGCCGAGGCCGGCGCACTGATCCGCGCCGAAGCGCAGCCGCATATCATCCTGGCGATCCGCCTGATGCTGTCCACCGCCGCCCGCGTGGGCGCCATCCTCGACCTGACATGGGATCGGGTAGATCTTGAGCGGCGCGTCATCAACCTGCGCACAGAGGGCACCGGCCCGCGCAAGGGTCGCGCTGTGGTGCCGATCAATGACACGCTGCTGGCGGCGCTGGTCGAGGCGAAGGGCCAAGGCATGACAGACCATGTGATCGAGTGGAACGGCAAGCCCGTCCAATCGATCCGCAAGGGATTCGGCGTGGCCGTCCGATCCGTCGGCCTGAAGGACGTGACGATTCACACCCTGCGCCACAGCGCCGCCGTTATGATGGTCGAGGCGGGTACGTCGATGGATGAGGTCGCGCAGTACCTGGGCCACAGCAACAGCTCGATCACCTTCAAGACCTACGCCCGGTTCAGCCCCTCACACCTGCGCGCAGCTTCGAGGGTTTTGGATTTCTAGCGGTCCAAGTGATCCGCCCAAGGTTCAATGAATAATGGAGCGTTTAGTCGATGGCTGCCATATTCGCTGAATTGCTGAGGAATAGTGGTGGCCCGTGACAGATTCGAACTGCCGACCGGCCCGGTGTAAACGGGACGCTCTACCACTGAGCTAACGGGCCCTGTGTCTTCCGCTTGGGAACACGCGGCGCATAAGACCGACCGGGGCTGCGTTTGGCAAGACGAAAATGCCGCCCTCAGTCGCGATCCCGGGGGTGGCGCAGGGTCCGGCAGGCGCCGTTCGAGACGACATGCACCGCGCCCTGCCGCATCTCGCCCTCGGCCCATTTGTCCGGGGGCCATCGGGCGGGGGGGCATCGGTCGGGGCTCATGTCCAGCGCCGCCGCCCGCAGCATCCGCAGCGTGATCCCGTGGCTGACGATCAGCACCGGCACGGAGGTCCCGGCCAGCGGACCCAGGAACCGCCCGCAGCGCGCCGCCAGCGCCGCCAGCCCCTCGCCCCCCGGGCAGCGGTCGTACCAGGCCAGCGGCGGGCCGGCGAAGACCTCGGGCCGTTCGCGTTCCAGGTCGGCCAGCAGGCGCCCGGCAAAGGTCCCGATGCCGATCTCGGACAGCAGCGGCTCGGTGCGGAACGGCTGCGTGCCGAAGACCAGCCGCGCGGTCTGCCGCGCCCTTTCCTGCGGGCTGGACAGGCGCCGCCCCGCCACCCCGGCCACCAGCGCGGCCTGCCATCCGGCCTGCCGCAGGCCCCGCGCCGTCAGCGGCGCATGCAGGGCGCCCTGTAGCCGCCCCTCGGCGTTCCAGACCGTCTCGCCATGGCGCATCAGATACAGGTCCGGCAGGCCGCCCCGTCGATCCTTGTCCGTCCCGTCGCCCATGATCCCCCTGCCCGGCCGTCCCGCCGCGCCCGCGATCATAGAAGCGCCGCGCGGGCAGGCCAATGCCCCGCTCCTGACCCCCGCATCACACGGCAGGGTTGCAACTGCGTCCGGCGTACCTGTTTTGCAACATGTCGGCAGCCGTCAATCGCCGTCGATTGCTTGCCGTCAAAGAGAACCGCATAGTTCACTTTCAATTCTTGGAGATCGAAGATGAAACTTTGCAACCTTGCCGTCGCCGCCATCTTTGCCGCCTCCGGGGCCGCCGCCGGCGGCTATACCGCGCCGGGATTCGGGCCCGTGGCCGTCGGGCCGATGGGCTCCGCGTCGGCGGGCACCGACTGGTCGGGCTTCTATGCGGGCCTGCAATATGGCGAGGGCAGCGGCGACCTGACCCTGGACGGCCCCTTGGGAGATGCCGATTTCGATGCCTACGGCCTGCATGTCGGCTATCAGCGGGACATGGGCCGCGTCGTGCTGGGCGGCGATCTGGACTATAACAGCGTCGATTTCGAAGGCGCCGACGAGAAGGGGGACCTGCTGCGCCTGCGCGCGCGGGTGGGCTATGACGCGGGCCGCGTCATGCCCTATCTGACCCTGGGCGTCGCGGGCGTGCATGGCGACATCGCGGGCGACCGCCTGGCCGATACGGGGCTGACCTACGGGATCGGCGCCGATGTCCTGGTCACCGACCGCCTCACCGTCGGCGTCGAATACACCCGCAACACCTTCAAGG
Above is a window of Paracoccus liaowanqingii DNA encoding:
- a CDS encoding PD-(D/E)XK nuclease-like domain-containing protein, translated to MDGAWPFDDSPKPDAGKGAATPEPERGEQFRLGAGVHQVDGEDYHRDPCPEASLSSTLAKVMLAQSPLHAWTASPRLNPDWEPMNKKTFDIGRAAHRAILGAGGDYVAIPKAMLASNGAASTKEAKAFIEDARASGQTPLKDDEVDQTHAMRAKAHDKLTALQIDLDPARSEMVAVAQIDGVWCRAMIDNVPLDARLPIYDFKTCENASPEACQKAILNYGYDVQAEHYRQVWQAATGEDRVFRFVFQEKSAPHEVCVVELGADTLLIARKKIARAREMWGLCLRAGQWPGYPLGVHRVDLPAWAIERWLERESHEAQIKRDTGRDILAAAYAAQSPDNHEVNPWA
- a CDS encoding AAA family ATPase → MGLIRFIPVTQIHDPLTLSIGLSGGSGTGKTYTALLMARGIAETVTGKAGAPIGYVDTENRRALHYKAAFPEMMHFDFTALDEMGDLVGFGPERWIEVIDAAEEAKLPVLILDSFSHAWEGVGGVLDLHATTLERLTGGKSELADKRSQLAWAEVKPRYRRLIDRIVRAKCNIIICTRAKPVMQSGFGANAKNARKTKTRRDDVPWDPASDGDLMFEMTTMVILDPSAPGCPVHRIKVADQFKALLDPRQPMGTETGRKMAEWARGQGNAQEQKAALDEARDEARKGRAAMRSWWQANPQKAAIAKTILAELQDMAEAADADAKAADDDPFADVPKADPDEPSDSMTPEQRAEYEAAIAALSGAAA
- a CDS encoding methyltransferase, with the translated sequence MSQNISTAVMQRRSEPHDSLDDFPTPPWATRALCHWLREATGRVLSDMSCREPAANRGHMFRPLREFFASVEAADIHDYGAGFPQQDYLFGPNPERVDWTITNPPFRLAEQFISRALATSELGVAVIVRSAFLEGIGRHDRLFCITPPTDILQFSERVVMHKGRLVPGGSTATAYCWLVWDKCSPPRCTIFDWIEPCRSKLERASDYQVAA
- a CDS encoding helix-turn-helix domain-containing protein, producing the protein MTVLRILIACETSSVMRRAFAARGHDVWSCDLLPAEDAKQIGDYPLYLVTNLGRVISFQSGAPIVMKPRPHIGGYRIVTLCNRERRTTTTVHRLVAKEFLPNPQGLPLVRHRDGDRSHNSAGNLAWGTYADNEADKIEHGTRRYGTSRMKLNRAARAEVLEMHRMGVTRREIAEVFGVDRSTVTRLVNGTTWSNRKWPIADGAAQR
- a CDS encoding excisionase family DNA-binding protein, with protein sequence MGRHETIRGPYSPETLAERWGVSSETIRQMTHRGELPSFRVGRSIRIPAQAVEDIECGKSASDGSKAVSSSAGNQMMVGGSDFVLKHSAERKPKQRP
- a CDS encoding tyrosine-type recombinase/integrase, with amino-acid sequence MSIGRLKGRFVVSWKSDDGRRKRFRLEALSRKEAEAEAIDVYRRETITTSGETVEALWKLYLNEREGRAIVKSMSSTVKAMMPFFGALRPDQITVEHCRDYDARRRLAGIKQGTVWTELGHLRIVVNWAVKKGLIERAPFIELPQKPAPRERHLTRAEAGALIRAEAQPHIILAIRLMLSTAARVGAILDLTWDRVDLERRVINLRTEGTGPRKGRAVVPINDTLLAALVEAKGQGMTDHVIEWNGKPVQSIRKGFGVAVRSVGLKDVTIHTLRHSAAVMMVEAGTSMDEVAQYLGHSNSSITFKTYARFSPSHLRAASRVLDF
- a CDS encoding histidine phosphatase family protein, whose translation is MGDGTDKDRRGGLPDLYLMRHGETVWNAEGRLQGALHAPLTARGLRQAGWQAALVAGVAGRRLSSPQERARQTARLVFGTQPFRTEPLLSEIGIGTFAGRLLADLERERPEVFAGPPLAWYDRCPGGEGLAALAARCGRFLGPLAGTSVPVLIVSHGITLRMLRAAALDMSPDRCPPARWPPDKWAEGEMRQGAVHVVSNGACRTLRHPRDRD
- a CDS encoding outer membrane protein encodes the protein MKLCNLAVAAIFAASGAAAGGYTAPGFGPVAVGPMGSASAGTDWSGFYAGLQYGEGSGDLTLDGPLGDADFDAYGLHVGYQRDMGRVVLGGDLDYNSVDFEGADEKGDLLRLRARVGYDAGRVMPYLTLGVAGVHGDIAGDRLADTGLTYGIGADVLVTDRLTVGVEYTRNTFKDILDDLSGISGLDLDTDLVQVRASYRF